The proteins below are encoded in one region of Pomacea canaliculata isolate SZHN2017 linkage group LG7, ASM307304v1, whole genome shotgun sequence:
- the LOC112568029 gene encoding uncharacterized protein LOC112568029, translating to MPHQCRLPGKNFLRPKFCIRLGTCNMRGIFLLLLLSVSQPGSTETECETIDEMDLQCKFVENINSTQKEFSVYFYSENGVEEVLVDCTWNDGKLDCIEQQGVKFVQPVSNYAVISIPTRFTNTTGHYKCKSFGERLDTIKPCSFLESKGQKQYATCEVNTFLGMNLLFVNCTFPIEVDSFIVEVDTTIVGNFTKLDCKEQHSCRYQTGNSGDIFTVRVDPPQRPYNQCRCVPAHTKIQIDVKGCPVSQTTDCKNMPKPGGSAVLLVVIISIACVIAVVTGLFIYRIRKQKFKSKTQSTALEFCGNALINQTYV from the exons atGCCACATCAATGCA ggCTTCCTGGAAAAAACTTTCTCAGACCAAAGTTTTGTATTAGGCTTGGTACTTGTAATATGAGGGGGATCTTCCTGCTCTTACTACTTTCTGTATCTCAACCAG GAAGTACAGAGACAGAGTGTGAGACAATAGATGAGATGGACTTACAGTGcaaatttgtagaaaatataaactCAACACAAAAAGAGTTTTCAGTCTACTTTTATTCTGAAAACGGAGTTGAAG AGGTTTTGGTGGACTGTACGTGGAATGATGGAAAGCTTGACTGTATCGAGCAGCAGGGAGTCAAGTTTGTACAGCCTGTGTCCAACTATGCTGTAATTAGCATCCCCACACGATTTACAAACACAACCGGACATTACAAATGCAAATCTTTCGGTGAAAGGCTTGACACCATCAAACCATGCAGTTTCCTCGAAAGCAAAG GACAAAAACAGTACGCAACTTGTGAGGTGAACACCTTTCTGGGGATGAACCTGCTGTTTGTAAACTGTACATTTCCCATTGAAGTGGACAGTTTTATTGTTGAAGTGGACACAA CTATTGTGGGGAACTTCACGAAGTTGGATTGTAAGGAACAACATTCATGTCGCTACCAGACTGGCAACAGTGGAGACATCTTCACCGTGAGGGTGGATCCTCCACAAAGACCTTACAACCAATGTCGCTGCGTTCCGGCTCATACTAAAATACAGATTGATGTCAAAGGGTGCCCTGTATCTCAGACTACTGATTGTAAAA atatgCCTAAGCCTGGTGGTTCTGCGGTTCTTCTTGTTGTTATAATATCCATCGCCTGTGTGATTGCAGTTGTAACGGGACTATTCATATACAGGATACG GAAACAAAAGTTCAAGAGCAAGACTCAATCCACAGCCTTGGAATTTTGTGGAAATGCGTTGATAAATCAGACATAtgtttga